From the Pseudomonas baltica genome, one window contains:
- a CDS encoding DUF58 domain-containing protein: MPSSLPSAPGIRVSLQELIEMRHRVREVQLFSGPGQRSPLVGLHHSKLRGRGVDFDQVRVYQAGDDVRSIDWRVTARTQEPHTKLFHEERERPVFILVEQSRQLFFGSGLMFKSVLAAQAAALIGWATLEHNDRIGGLVYGDHEHYEIKPRRSKQSLLQLLNRLVHVNHSLSTDARPEPDSLNLALRRAREVLRPGSLAIVLCDERALTDAAEQQLSLLARHCDLLLLPVSDPLDHALPAAGLLRFEQRGARLELDTLNQDLRQAYRAQGEARVARWELLAQKLRVLLMPLSTQSEMIEQLREYLNPQRPVSPA, translated from the coding sequence ATGCCTAGCTCACTGCCCTCCGCGCCCGGTATCCGCGTCAGCCTCCAGGAGCTGATCGAGATGCGTCATCGCGTGCGCGAAGTGCAGCTGTTCTCCGGCCCCGGACAGCGCAGCCCGCTGGTGGGGCTGCATCACTCCAAGCTGCGCGGGCGCGGCGTCGACTTCGACCAGGTGCGGGTCTATCAGGCCGGCGACGACGTGCGCAGCATCGACTGGCGCGTGACGGCGCGCACCCAGGAGCCGCACACCAAACTGTTCCATGAAGAACGCGAGCGGCCGGTGTTCATCCTCGTCGAACAGAGCCGCCAGCTGTTTTTCGGCTCGGGGCTGATGTTCAAATCGGTGCTCGCCGCCCAGGCCGCAGCGCTGATTGGCTGGGCCACGCTTGAGCACAACGACCGCATCGGCGGGCTGGTCTATGGCGACCACGAGCATTACGAGATCAAACCACGGCGCAGCAAGCAGAGCCTGTTGCAACTGCTCAACCGACTGGTGCACGTCAATCACTCGCTGAGCACCGATGCGCGGCCCGAGCCCGACTCCCTCAACCTGGCCTTGCGCCGCGCCCGCGAGGTGCTGCGCCCCGGCAGCCTGGCCATCGTGCTGTGTGACGAGCGCGCCCTGACCGACGCCGCCGAACAACAGCTGAGCCTGCTGGCGCGGCATTGCGACCTGCTGCTGTTGCCGGTGTCCGATCCACTCGATCACGCCCTGCCCGCCGCCGGCCTGCTGCGCTTCGAACAACGCGGTGCGCGGCTGGAACTGGACACCCTCAATCAAGACCTGCGCCAGGCCTACCGTGCCCAAGGCGAGGCACGGGTGGCGCGCTGGGAGCTGCTGGCGCAAAAACTGCGAG
- a CDS encoding MoxR family ATPase produces the protein MEHREALIALRTFLSTQILGQEKLVERLLIVLLADGHMLVEGAPGLAKTKAIKELAEGVEAQFHRIQFTPDLLPADITGTEIYRPETGSFVFQQGPIFHNLVLADEINRAPAKVQSALLEAMAERQVSVGRSTYDLSPLFLVMATQNPIEQEGTYPLPEAQLDRFLMHVKIGFPDAAVERRILQQARGEALNGETKPERRVSQQAIFAARKEILGLYMADAVEEYLVQLVMATRTPAKFDAELAEWLAYGASPRGSISLDRCARAHAWLAGRDFVSPEDIQAVLFDVLRHRIILSFEAEAAGVDQDRVIQRILDVVAVA, from the coding sequence ATGGAACATCGTGAAGCGCTCATCGCGCTGCGCACCTTTCTCTCCACCCAGATCCTGGGCCAGGAAAAACTCGTCGAACGTTTGTTGATCGTCTTGCTGGCCGACGGCCACATGCTGGTCGAAGGGGCACCGGGGCTGGCCAAGACCAAGGCCATCAAGGAACTGGCCGAAGGCGTCGAGGCGCAATTCCATCGCATCCAGTTCACCCCCGACCTGCTGCCTGCCGACATCACCGGCACCGAAATCTATCGGCCCGAGACCGGCAGTTTCGTGTTCCAGCAGGGGCCGATCTTCCACAACCTGGTGTTGGCCGACGAAATCAACCGTGCGCCCGCCAAGGTCCAATCGGCCTTGCTCGAAGCCATGGCCGAGCGTCAGGTCAGTGTCGGGCGCAGCACCTATGACCTGTCGCCGCTGTTCCTGGTAATGGCCACGCAGAACCCCATCGAGCAGGAGGGCACCTATCCGCTGCCCGAAGCCCAGCTCGATCGCTTCCTGATGCACGTCAAGATCGGCTTCCCGGATGCCGCCGTCGAGCGACGCATCCTCCAGCAAGCCCGCGGCGAAGCCCTCAATGGCGAGACCAAGCCCGAGCGCCGGGTCAGCCAACAGGCCATCTTCGCCGCACGCAAGGAGATCCTCGGCCTTTACATGGCCGATGCGGTGGAGGAGTACCTGGTGCAATTGGTGATGGCCACGCGCACCCCGGCCAAGTTCGACGCCGAGCTGGCCGAATGGCTAGCCTATGGCGCCAGCCCGCGCGGCTCGATTTCGCTGGACCGCTGCGCCCGCGCCCACGCCTGGTTGGCCGGGCGCGACTTCGTCAGCCCGGAAGACATCCAGGCGGTGCTGTTCGACGTGCTGCGCCACCGCATCATCCTGTCGTTCGAAGCCGAAGCCGCCGGGGTTGACCAGGATCGGGTGATCCAGCGCATCCTCGATGTGGTAGCGGTCGCCTGA